A part of Aspergillus flavus chromosome 1, complete sequence genomic DNA contains:
- the rgsB gene encoding RGS domain protein, with amino-acid sequence MASPSLTDLEQRNRLPTLFEVLSRRTLAPVDLFSFYIYMRDQQRSVDYLDFWLDVSQHMSLCRHYVRELRRSVLVATPDLEKADSKGSSDALGNLETFGDIPLVEAGPSGLRHGNHDLDDQDADQRLSAFLRADGHNPGHSPQDSLGSQNAARTPSNEQPPRPSSGTRNDSTSPGHTVARADIRASAEKILYTYLLPGAEREIVLPEDMVSTIINLVEDDGRDDPEVFDPAKDYVFQAMERDAFPGFLQAKALGNLVPLSTIARLAFALISFGGGFWGAFYVVLRDKPRHIRCWLILPFIVASYFIVSYQYKIDPVMAFLGYSEYTFMNWSPIREPYVRKLLNKRATATILIAAFVATALSVLFIFVPGTML; translated from the exons ATGGCGTCGCCTTCGCTTACGGACTTGGAGCAGCGGAATCGGCTCCCGACTCTCTTTGAAGTCCTCAGCCGTCGTACACTAGCTCCTGTCGATCTTTTTTCGTTTTACATTTACATGCGGGACCAGCAGCGCTCGGTCGATTATTTGGACTTTTG GCTCGATGTTTCGCAACATATGTCTTTGTGTCGTCATTATGTCCGAGAGTTGCGCCGATCTGTTCTAGTAGCTACTCCCGACTTGGAGAAAGCAGATAGCAAAGGCTCCTCTGATGCCTTAGGGAACCTCGAGACTTTTGGCGATATACCGCTGGTGGAAGCCGGACCCTCTGGTTTGCGACACGGCAACCATGACTTGGATGATCAGGACGCCGATCAAAGATTATCGGCATTCCTGCGCGCTGATGGTCATAACCCAGGGCACTCGCCCCAAGACAGCCTTGGCTCACAGAATGCCGCCCGCACACCATCTAATGAACAGCCACCTCGCCCAAGCTCTGGAACGCGGAACGATTCTACTTCGCCTGGCCATACTGTGGCACGGGCCGACATTCGTGCAAGTGCAGAGAAGATTCTGTATACATACCTGCTTCCTGgcgcagaaagagaaatcgTACTGCCGGAGGATATGGTATCTACGATCATCAATTTGGTTGAGGATGACGGCCGAGATGACCCAGAAGTCTTTGATCCCGCCAAAGACTATGTTTTCCAGGCCATGGAGCGCGATGCATTCCCAGGGTTTTTGCAGGCGAAGGCCCTGGGTAACCTTGTCCCGCTGAGTACAATTGCCCGTCTCGCCTTTGCGCTGATAAGCTTTGGTGGCGGGTTTTGGGGTGCCTTCTACGTTGTCCTCCGCGACAAGCCAAGGCACATCCGTTGTTGG TTGATACTACCGTTTATTGTCGCATCCTATTTTATTGTCTCATATCAATATAAGATCGACCCTGTCATGGCATTTCTCGGATACAGTGAATATACCTTTATGAACTGGTCGCCGATCCGCGAACCTTACGTGCGAAAGCTGTTGAACAAACGCGCCACGGCAACTATTTTAATCGCTGCATTCGTCGCCACCGCGCTCAGTGTCCTGTTCATCTTTGTTCCTGGTACTATGCTCTGA